A single region of the Anguilla anguilla isolate fAngAng1 chromosome 17, fAngAng1.pri, whole genome shotgun sequence genome encodes:
- the grid2ipa gene encoding delphilin isoform X7: MPLSNQGWPEEFGFRLGGSGPSYILSVEEGSSANMAGLQAGDQVLEIEGQDVSALNPQALAALAQKQKNVPPSIGVVSRIQQLDIPPGPDGRFGFTIVGDCPLLVEDCQPNSPAGRSGLRAGDFVLEVNGIPVKQHETAAAMIKASQGRTLRLGVLGMSRRIKRTSGGSLKEPGGQGGLKSGLQGSIKGPRQEGLLSGLQGGHPDSLQGGQPSSMQGDLQGGHPSSLQRDQPSSMQGGLQGCHPSSLQRDQLSSIQGGLQGQQSDMQGPVNLQSSDSVRQDRKNKAVEFNKKIEQVLGGEPEVKEKLFAALKQYAAERQVDILASALPDILTNEEHRQLLDAIRIFIPRKHRERFDEVVSQSLVGRIRRGKSLSELGQNRLRRSRSEGHPQRLLVSTRASSVPRTAVESGIVPPARGLRKTTSLIAGHTSALAPPPSSCRTVRVHKGNKSFGFTLRGHAPVWIDSVIPGSPADKAGLKPGDRILFLNGLDMRTCSHEKVVSMLQGSGAMPTLLVEDGLMGFPLVEVEPLEGRGTPPPAQRSPVLTSLQWVAEILPPSIRVNGLTFAQQLEHLLTHSERYAFCKALQAFFQHRNLDTLIVDVFLLLDTPAKQVIWQFIYQLLTYEEQEHCQSKISRFLGYRAAAAAAEPDPTPEPQRRSSSMRVTGTTHRSSVRGRSSDDCIIGTHLGKGIHQEPAEVGMGMRLTPGERQSGDGTSLPETPNLTNLSAVYAELEGVYSGKRTKSKSLKICRSPAPDPNPTLDCLEPDDLIHPAPLHSDTGSHISGPPMPWEEDLSDPQYQCYSQGGEPNPYMSLDSPPSSPPPLDYPPSPSSRRRKRFTFSRPPQSIDTSKFLDALNEQLGHHIASVDDFLSPENDYEEMSFQDEDEDEEAVFLSHDLSSPSECHSSSGGGGGGDASSLTYSSSSEHIPPPPQSPPPPPPFMFNDPPLPLSITPPEPKHAPRIQMPYQRRHPHPVPPPPPPRRSSVPHRQSLHKVLPTKEELLSHHPHPHPHQSLPSLPVTPATHSHTQQAHPGHRAHQSLPARPSPEPASPGRPLQELHPHGGRQRQPSPEPSQPQPHSHQAQKTQEMYQIEQAQQIYQAQQAQQIYQAQQAQQMYQAQQMYQAQQTQQMYQAQQTQQMYQAHQIQQAQEAQQSQQTQQVHQRHLSSEPIRQSLLQQMHQAHQAQKTQQMHQAQKTQHIHQAQQTQSQQIQPIRPTPQTHQRHSSPEPTCQHHPSPEPTRQDHPLQQIQQAQKTQQIHQAQQTQPIHQTPQTHQRHSSPEPTRQHHPSPEPTRQDHPLQQIHQAQKTQQIHQAQQTQPIHQTPQTHQRHSSPEPTRQQHPSPEPTRQDHPLQQVHQAQKTQQIHQAQQTQSQQIQPIQPTPQTHQRHSSPEPTRQHHPSPEPTRQDHPLQQIHQAQKTQAQQIQPIQPTPQTHKRHSSPEPTRQHHPSPEPTQQGHPLQQIHQSYQKQQAHHSEQTKPTDLAHQIHQQHPSPEATCKSHSIQQMHQAQKSHQALQAQLKQQAQQIHQALQARQVVQNQPIQPAQQMHQTVDQSIQTHQTHKRHQSLKPTQQSHPLQQMQKTRQAQQAHQTPESLQIEPLQSAFSSCQARPSDQLSDSSNPPPPPPLPPPCEPPPLPGPNHTDSNHMNVKRLRWEQVENSEGTIWGQLGEDSDYDKLSDMVKYLDLELHFGTQKSAISLPETAVPQSETFKKKDVVEILSHKKAYNTSILIAHLKLSPAELRQVLMSMSADRLEPAHLKQLLLYSPDEDEVKQYQQYGAEPHKLSEPDQFVLQMLSVPEYKTRLRSLHFKTTLQEKLEEMKAGYECIYNASLELQTSKKLAKILEFVLAMGNYLNNGQPKTNKTTGFKINFLTELGTTKTVDGKSTFLHILVKSLSQHFPDVLGFAKDLTTVSLAAKVNQKTITTDLNDLQDTVRDIRAACQTMSATPEDRFAAVMSGFLENTHPAVQSLESLQQRAMGEFCKAASFFGEDSSATTTESFFGIFTEFIGKFERALNEIQAPEHPRSPRSPRLASPSPLAW; encoded by the exons ATGCCGCTGTCGAATCAGGGCTGGCCCGAGGAGTTTGGGTTCCGTCTGGGAGGAAGCGGGCCCAGCTACATCCTGTCTGTGGAGGAGGGCAGCAGCGCCAACATGGCGGGCCTGCAGGCGGGCGACCAGGTCCTGGAGATTGAGGGGCAGGACGTCTCCGCCCTCAACCCCCAGGCCCTGGCCGCACTGGCGCAGAAGCAGAAGAATGTCCCGCCCAGCATCGGCGTGGTGTCCCGCATTCAGCAG CTGGACATCCCCCCTGGGCCTGACGGCCGCTTTGGCTTCACCATCGTGGgagactgccccctgctggtggaggaCTGCCAGCCGAACTCGCCGGCGGGCCGGAGCGGGCTGCGGGCGGGGGACTTTGTGTTGGAGGTAAATGGGATCCCGGTGAAGCAGCACGAGACGGCGGCAGCCATGATCAAGGCGTCGCAAGGCCGCACGCTGCGACTGGGCGTGCTCGGAATGAGCCGGCGGATTAAACGAACCAGTGGAGGCAGCCTGAAGGAACCGGGAGGCCAAGGGGGCCTCAAGAGCGGCCTGCAAGGGAGCATAAAAGGGCCCCGACAAGAAGGCTTGCTGAGCGGTCTGCAAGGGGGCCATCCAGACAGCCTGCAAGGGGGCCAGCCAAGCAGCATGCAAGGGGACCTGCAAGGGGGACATCCAAGCAGCCTGCAAAGGGACCAGCCAAGCAGCATGCAAGGGGGCCTGCAAGGGTGCCATCCAAGCAGCCTGCAAAGGGACCAGCTAAGCAGCATACAAGGGGGCCTGCAAGGACAGCAGAGTGACATGCAGGGGCCAGTCAACCTGCAGAGCAGCGACAGTGTGCGGCAGGATCGCAAGAACAAAGCTGTGGAGTTCAACAAGAAG ATTGAGCAGGTCCTTGGGGGGGAGCCGGAAGTGAAGGAGAAGCTGTTTGCGGCGCTGAAGCAGTATGCCGCTGAGAGGCAGGTGGACATCCTGGCCTCCGCCCTCCCTGACATCCTGACCAATGAGGAGCATCGGCAGCTGCTAGACGCCATCAG GATCTTCATCCCGCGGAAGCACCGGGAGCGGTTCGACGAGGTGGTGTCGCAGAGCCTGGTGGGCCGGATCCGCCGGGGGAAGAGCCTGAGCGAGCTGGGCCAGAACCGGCTGAGGCGGAGCCGCAGCGAGGGGCACCCCCAGCGCCTGCTGGTGTCCACCCGGGCCAGCTCCGTGCCCCGCACCGCCGTGGAGTCCGGCATCGTCCCCCCGGCCCGCGGCCTCCGGAAAACCACCTCCCTCATCGCCGGGCACACCTCTGctttggcccctcccccctccagctgCAG GACGGTGCGAGTGCACAAGGGAAACAAGAGTTTCGGGTTCACGCTGCGAGGCCACGCCCCAGTCTGGATCGACTCGGTCATACCAG GAAGCCCGGCAGACAAGGCTGGCCTGAAACCGGGAGACCGCATCCTTTTCCTAAATGGGCTGGACATGCG gaCGTGCTCCCATGAGAAGGTGGTGTCGATGCTGCAGGGCAGTGGTGCCATGCCCACTCTGCTGGTGGAGGATGGGTTGATGGGATTCCCCCTGGTGGAGGTGGAGCCtctggaggggcggggcaccccgccccctgcccagCGCTCCCCGGTGCTGACCTCCCTGCAGTGGGTGGCCGAGATCCTGCCGCCCAGCATTCGCGTCAACGGCCTGACCTTCGCCCAGCAGCTGGAGCATCTGCTCACCCACAGCGAGCGCTACGCCTTCTGCAAGGCCCTGCAGGCCTTCTTCCAGCACCG GAACTTGGACACCCTCATTGTGGACGTGTTCCTACTGTTGGACACACCAGCCAAGCAGGTGATCTGGCAGTTCATCTACCAGCTGCTGACCTATGAGGAGCAGGAGCACTGTCAGAGCAAGATCTCCCGTTTCCTAGGTTACAGGGCCGCAG cagcagcagcggagCCTGACCCCACCCCCGAGCCTCAGCGGCGTAGCAGCTCCATGCGCGTTACTGGGACGACCCACAGGAGCAgcgtgagggggcggagctccgaCGACTGCATCATCGGCACTCACCTGGGCAAGG GAATACACCAGGAGCCAGCAGAGGTTGGGATGGGGATGAGGCTGACCCCGGGGGAGAGGCAGTCTGGAGACGGGACATCCCTCCCAGAGACACCCAACCTGACAAAC TTGTCTGCAGTGTATGCTGAGTTAGAGGGTGTGTATTCAGGGAAAAGGACCAAGTCTAAATCTCTGAAGATTTGTCGCAGCCCTGCCCCTGATCCTAACCCCACCCTCGATTGTCTGGAACCCGATGACCTGATACACCCTGCGCCTCTGCACTCtgatacag GAAGTCATATTTCGGGGCCCCCCATGCCCTGGGAGGAGGATCTGTCTGACCCTCAGTACCAGTGTTACTCGCAGGGTGGAGAGCCCAACCCCTACATGAGTCTGGACAGTCCCCCGTCCTCGCCGCCACCCCTGGACTACCCCCCTAGCCCCTCCTCTCGCCGCAGGAAGCGCTTCACCTTCTCCCGCCCCCCTCAAAGCATCGACACAAGCAAGTTCCTGGATGCCCTGAACGAGCAGCTAGGCCATCACATCGCCTCTGTGGATGACTTCCTGTCTCCTGAGAACGACTACGAGGAG ATGAGCTTCCAGGATGAGGATGAAGACGAAGAGGCGgtcttcctgtcacatgacctgagCAGCCCAAGCGAGTGCCACAGCAgcagtgggggtggtgggggcggagACGCCAGCTCCCTCACCTACTCCTCCAGCTCGGAGCAcatccctccaccccctcagtccccacctcctcccccgcccTTCATGTTCAATGACCCACCCCTTCCCCTTAGCATCACCCCTCCTGAGCCCAAGCACGCTCCCAGAATACAGATGCCATACCAGCGCCGCCACCCCCACCcggtccctccccctcctccgccaCGCCGCTCTTCCGTACCCCACCGCCAGTCCCTGCACAAGGTCCTGCCCACAAAGGAGGAGCTGTTGagccaccacccccacccccacccccaccagtctCTCCCATCCCTTCCTGTGACCCCGGCCACGCACAGCCACACCCAGCAGGCTCATCCAGGCCACCGAGCCCACCAGTCCCTCCCGGCACGGCCCTCTCCAGAGCCTGCCTCGCCTGGACGGCCTCTCCAGGAGCTTCACCCCCATGGGGGTCGTCAGCGGCAGCCATCTCCTGAACCCTCGCAGCCTCAGCCGCACTCTCACCAAGCTCAAAAGACTCAAGAAATGTATCAAATTGAACAAGCTCAACAAATTTACCAAGCTCAACAAGCTCAACAAATTTACCAAGCTCAACAAGCTCAACAAATGTACCAAGCTCAACAAATGTACCAAGCTCAACAAACTCAACAAATGTACCAAGCTCAACAAACTCAACAAATGTACCAAGCTCATCAAATTCAACAAGCTCAAGAAGCTCAACAGAGTCAACAAACTCAACAGGTTCATCAACGTCACCTGTCTTCTGAGCCCATTCGGCAAAGCCTGCTCCAGCAAATGCACCAAGCCCACCAAGCTCAAAAAACTCAACAAATGCACCAAGCTCAAAAAACTCAACATATACACCAAGCTCAACAAACTCAATCTCAGCAGATTCAACCAATTCGTCCAACTCCTCAGACTCACCAACGTCATTCATCCCCTGAACCAACTTGCCAACATCACCCATCTCCTGAGCCTACTCGGCAAGACCACCCACTCCAGCAAATACAGCAAGCTCAAAAAACTCAACAAATACACCAAGCCCAACAAACTCAACCGATTCATCAAACTCCTCAGACTCACCAACGTCATTCATCCCCTGAACCAACTCGCCAACATCACCCATCTCCTGAGCCTACTCGGCAAGACCACCCACTACAGCAAATACACCAAGCTCAAAAAACTCAACAAATACACCAAGCCCAACAAACTCAACCGATTCATCAAACTCCTCAGACTCACCAACGTCATTCATCCCCTGAACCAACTCGCCAACAGCACCCATCTCCTGAGCCTACTCGGCAAGACCACCCACTACAGCAAGTACACCAAGCTCAAAAAACTCAACAAATACACCAAGCCCAACAAACTCAATCTCAGCAAATTCAACCGATTCAACCAACTCCTCAGACTCACCAACGTCATTCATCCCCTGAACCAACTCGCCAACATCACCCATCTCCTGAGCCTACTCGACAAGACCACCCACTACAGCAAATACACCAAGCTCAAAAAACTCAAGCTCAGCAAATTCAACCAATTCAACCAACTCCTCAGACTCACAAACGTCATTCATCCCCTGAACCAACTCGCCAACATCACCCATCTCCTGAGCCCACTCAGCAAGGCCACCCACTCCAGCAAATTCACCAATCCTATCAAAAGCAACAAGCTCACCATTCTGAGCAAACTAAACCGACAGATCTGGCTCATCAAATTCATCAACAACATCCATCCCCTGAGGCCACTTGTAAAAGCCATTCAATTCAGCAGATGCACCAAGCCCAAAAATCTCACCAAGCTCTCCAAGCTCAACTTAAGCAGCAAGCGCAACAAATACACCAAGCCCTTCAGGCCCGCCAGGTTGTTCAAAATCAACCAATTCAACCAGCTCAACAAATGCACCAGACGGTTGACCAGAGTATTCAGACCCACCAAACTCACAAACGGCACCAATCTCTTAAGCCCACTCAACAAAGCCATCCACTCCAGCAAATGCAGAAAACTCGCCAAGCTCAGCAAGCGCACCAGACTCCTGAGAGTCTCCAAATTGAGCCCCTGCAGTCCGCATTCTCTTCATGCCAGGCCCGCCCTTCTGACCAGTTGTCCGATTCGTCCAATCCCCCACCACCtccgcccctcccacccccatgtGAGCCGCCCCCCTTGCCCGGCCCTAACCACACGGACTCGAACCACATGAATGTTAAGCGTTTGCGCTGGGAGCAGGTGGAGAACTCCGAGGGCACCATCTGGGGACAG CTTGGTGAGGACTCTGATTATGACAAGCTGAGTGATATGGTGAAGTACCTGGACCTTGAGCTCCACTTTGGAACACAGAAGAGTGCCA TCTCTCTTCCAGAAACAGCAGTCCCCCAGTCCGAGACTTTCAAAAAGAAAGACGTGGTCGAGATCCTCTCGCATAAAAAAGCCTACAACACTT ccattttgattgcGCACCTGAAGCTGTCCCCCGCGGAGCTGCGGCAGGTGCTGATGAGCATGAGCGCGGACCGGCTGGAACCCGCCCACCtgaagcagctgctgctgtACTCGCCCGACGAGGACGAGGTCAAGCAGTACCAGCAGTACGGCGCGGAGCCACACAAGCTGAGCGAGCCCGACCAGTTCGTCCTGCAG ATGCTGTCCGTGCCGGAGTATAAGACTCGTCTGCGTAGCCTGCACTTTAAGACCACTCTCcaggagaagctggaggagatgaAGGCCGGCTATGAGTGCATCTATAATGCCTCCCTGGAGCTTCAGACAAGCAAGAAACTGGCCAAGATCCTGGAG TTTGTTCTGGCCATGGGGAATTATCTGAACAACGGTCAGCCGAAGACCAACAAGACCACAGGCTTCAAAATAAACTTCCTCACCGAG CTCGGCACCACCAAAACAGTGGACGGGAAGTCCACGTTCCTGCACATCCTTGTCAAATCCCTGAGCCAACATTTCCCTGATGTTCTGGGCTTTGCCAAGGACCTGACAACCGTATCGCTCGCTGCTAAGG TTAATCAGAAAACCATCACCACAGACCTGAACGATCTCCAGGACACCGTCCGTGACATCAGAGCCGCCTGCCAGACGATGTCAGCCACGCCCGAGGATCGCTTCGCCGCGGTGATGAGT GGCTTCCTGGAGAACACGCACCCGGCCGTGCAGTCGCTGGAGTCGCTGCAGCAGAGGGCCATGGGAGAGTTCTGCAAGGCCGCCTCCTTCTTCGGGGAGGACAGCAGTGCCACCACCACCGAGAGCTTCTTCGGCATCTTCACTGAATTCATCGGCAAGTTTGAG AGGGCGCTGAATGAGATCCAGGCCCCAGAGCACCCCAGGAGCCCCAGGAGCCCCAGA
- the grid2ipa gene encoding delphilin isoform X9 — MGRDRSFSRHFRIFIPRKHRERFDEVVSQSLVGRIRRGKSLSELGQNRLRRSRSEGHPQRLLVSTRASSVPRTAVESGIVPPARGLRKTTSLIAGHTSALAPPPSSCRTVRVHKGNKSFGFTLRGHAPVWIDSVIPGSPADKAGLKPGDRILFLNGLDMRTCSHEKVVSMLQGSGAMPTLLVEDGLMGFPLVEVEPLEGRGTPPPAQRSPVLTSLQWVAEILPPSIRVNGLTFAQQLEHLLTHSERYAFCKALQAFFQHRNLDTLIVDVFLLLDTPAKQVIWQFIYQLLTYEEQEHCQSKISRFLGYRAAAAAAEPDPTPEPQRRSSSMRVTGTTHRSSVRGRSSDDCIIGTHLGKGIHQEPAEVGMGMRLTPGERQSGDGTSLPETPNLTNLSAVYAELEGVYSGKRTKSKSLKICRSPAPDPNPTLDCLEPDDLIHPAPLHSDTGSHISGPPMPWEEDLSDPQYQCYSQGGEPNPYMSLDSPPSSPPPLDYPPSPSSRRRKRFTFSRPPQSIDTSKFLDALNEQLGHHIASVDDFLSPENDYEEMSFQDEDEDEEAVFLSHDLSSPSECHSSSGGGGGGDASSLTYSSSSEHIPPPPQSPPPPPPFMFNDPPLPLSITPPEPKHAPRIQMPYQRRHPHPVPPPPPPRRSSVPHRQSLHKVLPTKEELLSHHPHPHPHQSLPSLPVTPATHSHTQQAHPGHRAHQSLPARPSPEPASPGRPLQELHPHGGRQRQPSPEPSQPQPHSHQAQKTQEMYQIEQAQQIYQAQQAQQIYQAQQAQQMYQAQQMYQAQQTQQMYQAQQTQQMYQAHQIQQAQEAQQSQQTQQVHQRHLSSEPIRQSLLQQMHQAHQAQKTQQMHQAQKTQHIHQAQQTQSQQIQPIRPTPQTHQRHSSPEPTCQHHPSPEPTRQDHPLQQIQQAQKTQQIHQAQQTQPIHQTPQTHQRHSSPEPTRQHHPSPEPTRQDHPLQQIHQAQKTQQIHQAQQTQPIHQTPQTHQRHSSPEPTRQQHPSPEPTRQDHPLQQVHQAQKTQQIHQAQQTQSQQIQPIQPTPQTHQRHSSPEPTRQHHPSPEPTRQDHPLQQIHQAQKTQAQQIQPIQPTPQTHKRHSSPEPTRQHHPSPEPTQQGHPLQQIHQSYQKQQAHHSEQTKPTDLAHQIHQQHPSPEATCKSHSIQQMHQAQKSHQALQAQLKQQAQQIHQALQARQVVQNQPIQPAQQMHQTVDQSIQTHQTHKRHQSLKPTQQSHPLQQMQKTRQAQQAHQTPESLQIEPLQSAFSSCQARPSDQLSDSSNPPPPPPLPPPCEPPPLPGPNHTDSNHMNVKRLRWEQVENSEGTIWGQLGEDSDYDKLSDMVKYLDLELHFGTQKSAISLPETAVPQSETFKKKDVVEILSHKKAYNTSILIAHLKLSPAELRQVLMSMSADRLEPAHLKQLLLYSPDEDEVKQYQQYGAEPHKLSEPDQFVLQMLSVPEYKTRLRSLHFKTTLQEKLEEMKAGYECIYNASLELQTSKKLAKILEFVLAMGNYLNNGQPKTNKTTGFKINFLTELGTTKTVDGKSTFLHILVKSLSQHFPDVLGFAKDLTTVSLAAKVNQKTITTDLNDLQDTVRDIRAACQTMSATPEDRFAAVMSGFLENTHPAVQSLESLQQRAMGEFCKAASFFGEDSSATTTESFFGIFTEFIGKFERALNEIQAPEHPRSPRSPRLASPSPLAW, encoded by the exons ATGGGCCGGGACAGGAGCTTCTCACGGCACTTTCG GATCTTCATCCCGCGGAAGCACCGGGAGCGGTTCGACGAGGTGGTGTCGCAGAGCCTGGTGGGCCGGATCCGCCGGGGGAAGAGCCTGAGCGAGCTGGGCCAGAACCGGCTGAGGCGGAGCCGCAGCGAGGGGCACCCCCAGCGCCTGCTGGTGTCCACCCGGGCCAGCTCCGTGCCCCGCACCGCCGTGGAGTCCGGCATCGTCCCCCCGGCCCGCGGCCTCCGGAAAACCACCTCCCTCATCGCCGGGCACACCTCTGctttggcccctcccccctccagctgCAG GACGGTGCGAGTGCACAAGGGAAACAAGAGTTTCGGGTTCACGCTGCGAGGCCACGCCCCAGTCTGGATCGACTCGGTCATACCAG GAAGCCCGGCAGACAAGGCTGGCCTGAAACCGGGAGACCGCATCCTTTTCCTAAATGGGCTGGACATGCG gaCGTGCTCCCATGAGAAGGTGGTGTCGATGCTGCAGGGCAGTGGTGCCATGCCCACTCTGCTGGTGGAGGATGGGTTGATGGGATTCCCCCTGGTGGAGGTGGAGCCtctggaggggcggggcaccccgccccctgcccagCGCTCCCCGGTGCTGACCTCCCTGCAGTGGGTGGCCGAGATCCTGCCGCCCAGCATTCGCGTCAACGGCCTGACCTTCGCCCAGCAGCTGGAGCATCTGCTCACCCACAGCGAGCGCTACGCCTTCTGCAAGGCCCTGCAGGCCTTCTTCCAGCACCG GAACTTGGACACCCTCATTGTGGACGTGTTCCTACTGTTGGACACACCAGCCAAGCAGGTGATCTGGCAGTTCATCTACCAGCTGCTGACCTATGAGGAGCAGGAGCACTGTCAGAGCAAGATCTCCCGTTTCCTAGGTTACAGGGCCGCAG cagcagcagcggagCCTGACCCCACCCCCGAGCCTCAGCGGCGTAGCAGCTCCATGCGCGTTACTGGGACGACCCACAGGAGCAgcgtgagggggcggagctccgaCGACTGCATCATCGGCACTCACCTGGGCAAGG GAATACACCAGGAGCCAGCAGAGGTTGGGATGGGGATGAGGCTGACCCCGGGGGAGAGGCAGTCTGGAGACGGGACATCCCTCCCAGAGACACCCAACCTGACAAAC TTGTCTGCAGTGTATGCTGAGTTAGAGGGTGTGTATTCAGGGAAAAGGACCAAGTCTAAATCTCTGAAGATTTGTCGCAGCCCTGCCCCTGATCCTAACCCCACCCTCGATTGTCTGGAACCCGATGACCTGATACACCCTGCGCCTCTGCACTCtgatacag GAAGTCATATTTCGGGGCCCCCCATGCCCTGGGAGGAGGATCTGTCTGACCCTCAGTACCAGTGTTACTCGCAGGGTGGAGAGCCCAACCCCTACATGAGTCTGGACAGTCCCCCGTCCTCGCCGCCACCCCTGGACTACCCCCCTAGCCCCTCCTCTCGCCGCAGGAAGCGCTTCACCTTCTCCCGCCCCCCTCAAAGCATCGACACAAGCAAGTTCCTGGATGCCCTGAACGAGCAGCTAGGCCATCACATCGCCTCTGTGGATGACTTCCTGTCTCCTGAGAACGACTACGAGGAG ATGAGCTTCCAGGATGAGGATGAAGACGAAGAGGCGgtcttcctgtcacatgacctgagCAGCCCAAGCGAGTGCCACAGCAgcagtgggggtggtgggggcggagACGCCAGCTCCCTCACCTACTCCTCCAGCTCGGAGCAcatccctccaccccctcagtccccacctcctcccccgcccTTCATGTTCAATGACCCACCCCTTCCCCTTAGCATCACCCCTCCTGAGCCCAAGCACGCTCCCAGAATACAGATGCCATACCAGCGCCGCCACCCCCACCcggtccctccccctcctccgccaCGCCGCTCTTCCGTACCCCACCGCCAGTCCCTGCACAAGGTCCTGCCCACAAAGGAGGAGCTGTTGagccaccacccccacccccacccccaccagtctCTCCCATCCCTTCCTGTGACCCCGGCCACGCACAGCCACACCCAGCAGGCTCATCCAGGCCACCGAGCCCACCAGTCCCTCCCGGCACGGCCCTCTCCAGAGCCTGCCTCGCCTGGACGGCCTCTCCAGGAGCTTCACCCCCATGGGGGTCGTCAGCGGCAGCCATCTCCTGAACCCTCGCAGCCTCAGCCGCACTCTCACCAAGCTCAAAAGACTCAAGAAATGTATCAAATTGAACAAGCTCAACAAATTTACCAAGCTCAACAAGCTCAACAAATTTACCAAGCTCAACAAGCTCAACAAATGTACCAAGCTCAACAAATGTACCAAGCTCAACAAACTCAACAAATGTACCAAGCTCAACAAACTCAACAAATGTACCAAGCTCATCAAATTCAACAAGCTCAAGAAGCTCAACAGAGTCAACAAACTCAACAGGTTCATCAACGTCACCTGTCTTCTGAGCCCATTCGGCAAAGCCTGCTCCAGCAAATGCACCAAGCCCACCAAGCTCAAAAAACTCAACAAATGCACCAAGCTCAAAAAACTCAACATATACACCAAGCTCAACAAACTCAATCTCAGCAGATTCAACCAATTCGTCCAACTCCTCAGACTCACCAACGTCATTCATCCCCTGAACCAACTTGCCAACATCACCCATCTCCTGAGCCTACTCGGCAAGACCACCCACTCCAGCAAATACAGCAAGCTCAAAAAACTCAACAAATACACCAAGCCCAACAAACTCAACCGATTCATCAAACTCCTCAGACTCACCAACGTCATTCATCCCCTGAACCAACTCGCCAACATCACCCATCTCCTGAGCCTACTCGGCAAGACCACCCACTACAGCAAATACACCAAGCTCAAAAAACTCAACAAATACACCAAGCCCAACAAACTCAACCGATTCATCAAACTCCTCAGACTCACCAACGTCATTCATCCCCTGAACCAACTCGCCAACAGCACCCATCTCCTGAGCCTACTCGGCAAGACCACCCACTACAGCAAGTACACCAAGCTCAAAAAACTCAACAAATACACCAAGCCCAACAAACTCAATCTCAGCAAATTCAACCGATTCAACCAACTCCTCAGACTCACCAACGTCATTCATCCCCTGAACCAACTCGCCAACATCACCCATCTCCTGAGCCTACTCGACAAGACCACCCACTACAGCAAATACACCAAGCTCAAAAAACTCAAGCTCAGCAAATTCAACCAATTCAACCAACTCCTCAGACTCACAAACGTCATTCATCCCCTGAACCAACTCGCCAACATCACCCATCTCCTGAGCCCACTCAGCAAGGCCACCCACTCCAGCAAATTCACCAATCCTATCAAAAGCAACAAGCTCACCATTCTGAGCAAACTAAACCGACAGATCTGGCTCATCAAATTCATCAACAACATCCATCCCCTGAGGCCACTTGTAAAAGCCATTCAATTCAGCAGATGCACCAAGCCCAAAAATCTCACCAAGCTCTCCAAGCTCAACTTAAGCAGCAAGCGCAACAAATACACCAAGCCCTTCAGGCCCGCCAGGTTGTTCAAAATCAACCAATTCAACCAGCTCAACAAATGCACCAGACGGTTGACCAGAGTATTCAGACCCACCAAACTCACAAACGGCACCAATCTCTTAAGCCCACTCAACAAAGCCATCCACTCCAGCAAATGCAGAAAACTCGCCAAGCTCAGCAAGCGCACCAGACTCCTGAGAGTCTCCAAATTGAGCCCCTGCAGTCCGCATTCTCTTCATGCCAGGCCCGCCCTTCTGACCAGTTGTCCGATTCGTCCAATCCCCCACCACCtccgcccctcccacccccatgtGAGCCGCCCCCCTTGCCCGGCCCTAACCACACGGACTCGAACCACATGAATGTTAAGCGTTTGCGCTGGGAGCAGGTGGAGAACTCCGAGGGCACCATCTGGGGACAG CTTGGTGAGGACTCTGATTATGACAAGCTGAGTGATATGGTGAAGTACCTGGACCTTGAGCTCCACTTTGGAACACAGAAGAGTGCCA TCTCTCTTCCAGAAACAGCAGTCCCCCAGTCCGAGACTTTCAAAAAGAAAGACGTGGTCGAGATCCTCTCGCATAAAAAAGCCTACAACACTT ccattttgattgcGCACCTGAAGCTGTCCCCCGCGGAGCTGCGGCAGGTGCTGATGAGCATGAGCGCGGACCGGCTGGAACCCGCCCACCtgaagcagctgctgctgtACTCGCCCGACGAGGACGAGGTCAAGCAGTACCAGCAGTACGGCGCGGAGCCACACAAGCTGAGCGAGCCCGACCAGTTCGTCCTGCAG ATGCTGTCCGTGCCGGAGTATAAGACTCGTCTGCGTAGCCTGCACTTTAAGACCACTCTCcaggagaagctggaggagatgaAGGCCGGCTATGAGTGCATCTATAATGCCTCCCTGGAGCTTCAGACAAGCAAGAAACTGGCCAAGATCCTGGAG TTTGTTCTGGCCATGGGGAATTATCTGAACAACGGTCAGCCGAAGACCAACAAGACCACAGGCTTCAAAATAAACTTCCTCACCGAG CTCGGCACCACCAAAACAGTGGACGGGAAGTCCACGTTCCTGCACATCCTTGTCAAATCCCTGAGCCAACATTTCCCTGATGTTCTGGGCTTTGCCAAGGACCTGACAACCGTATCGCTCGCTGCTAAGG TTAATCAGAAAACCATCACCACAGACCTGAACGATCTCCAGGACACCGTCCGTGACATCAGAGCCGCCTGCCAGACGATGTCAGCCACGCCCGAGGATCGCTTCGCCGCGGTGATGAGT GGCTTCCTGGAGAACACGCACCCGGCCGTGCAGTCGCTGGAGTCGCTGCAGCAGAGGGCCATGGGAGAGTTCTGCAAGGCCGCCTCCTTCTTCGGGGAGGACAGCAGTGCCACCACCACCGAGAGCTTCTTCGGCATCTTCACTGAATTCATCGGCAAGTTTGAG AGGGCGCTGAATGAGATCCAGGCCCCAGAGCACCCCAGGAGCCCCAGGAGCCCCAGA